A DNA window from Sulfitobacter sp. BSw21498 contains the following coding sequences:
- the argC gene encoding N-acetyl-gamma-glutamyl-phosphate reductase has protein sequence MTHNIAILGASGYTGAELIRLIAGHSSMQIKALGANSKAGQTIAKVFPHLRHMDLPALVTIDEIDFSQIDLCFCALPHKTSQEVIANLPKDLKIVDLSADFRLRDPEAYAKWYGNPHAALEQQKEAVYGLTEFYREEIKSARLVAGTGCNAATGQFALRPLIEKGVIDLDDIILDLKCAVSGAGRSLKENLLHAELSEGYHAYALGGTHRHLGEFDQEFSAIAGRPVKVQFTPHLLPANRGILATVYVKGEAQKIHQTLADAYDAEPFIEVLPFGEAPSTRHVRGSNFCHIGVVADRIEGRAIVVAALDNLTKGSSGQALQNANLMLGIDEVEGLMMAPLFP, from the coding sequence ATGACCCATAACATCGCCATTCTTGGTGCTTCCGGCTATACCGGCGCAGAACTTATCCGGCTGATCGCTGGCCATTCATCGATGCAGATCAAAGCCTTGGGGGCGAACTCTAAGGCGGGGCAAACAATAGCAAAGGTGTTTCCACACCTGCGCCACATGGATCTGCCCGCCTTGGTCACCATCGACGAGATCGATTTTTCACAGATCGATCTGTGCTTTTGTGCGCTGCCGCATAAAACCAGCCAAGAGGTCATCGCGAACCTGCCCAAAGACCTCAAGATCGTTGACCTTTCGGCCGATTTCCGGCTGCGCGATCCTGAAGCCTATGCCAAGTGGTACGGCAATCCCCATGCCGCGCTAGAGCAGCAGAAAGAGGCGGTCTACGGGCTGACCGAATTCTACCGCGAAGAAATCAAATCCGCGCGTTTGGTTGCCGGCACCGGATGTAATGCCGCCACTGGTCAGTTCGCCCTGCGCCCCTTGATCGAGAAGGGCGTGATCGATCTCGACGATATCATTCTGGACTTGAAATGCGCGGTCTCTGGTGCGGGGCGTTCTTTAAAGGAGAATTTGCTGCACGCAGAGCTGTCCGAGGGGTACCACGCCTATGCATTGGGGGGCACGCATCGGCATTTGGGAGAATTCGATCAGGAGTTTTCAGCCATCGCGGGCCGTCCGGTCAAAGTACAGTTTACCCCGCATCTGTTGCCGGCCAACCGCGGTATTCTGGCGACCGTCTACGTTAAAGGTGAGGCGCAGAAAATCCACCAGACGTTGGCCGATGCCTATGACGCCGAGCCTTTTATTGAGGTGCTTCCGTTTGGCGAAGCCCCGAGCACTCGTCATGTTCGCGGGTCGAACTTTTGCCATATCGGCGTGGTGGCTGATCGGATTGAAGGGCGCGCAATTGTGGTCGCAGCACTTGATAATTTGACCAAGGGCTCAAGCGGGCAGGCGTTGCAAAACGCCAATCTGATGCTAGGTATTGACGAGGTCGAGGGGCTGATGATGGCCCCGCTATTTCCCTGA
- the ccmE gene encoding cytochrome c maturation protein CcmE: protein MKSLKKQRRIQVIGVAVVALVLSTALIGYAMRDGINFFRAPSQVIAEPPAATEVFRIGGLVEEGSLVRGDGLIIRFSVTDGGATVPVTYSGVLPDLFEENQGMVGTGRYINGTFEATEILAKHDENYMPKEVVDALKEQGVYVAPEG from the coding sequence ATGAAAAGTCTTAAAAAGCAGCGACGTATTCAGGTTATCGGTGTCGCAGTGGTGGCGCTTGTGCTGTCTACCGCGCTGATTGGATACGCCATGCGTGACGGGATCAACTTTTTCCGCGCGCCCAGTCAGGTGATCGCAGAGCCGCCCGCCGCGACAGAGGTGTTTCGTATCGGCGGGCTGGTCGAAGAAGGCAGTCTTGTGCGCGGCGATGGCCTGATCATCCGCTTTTCCGTGACCGATGGCGGCGCGACTGTTCCTGTGACCTACAGCGGTGTGCTGCCCGATCTTTTCGAGGAAAACCAGGGTATGGTCGGTACGGGAAGATACATCAACGGAACGTTCGAAGCGACTGAAATCCTTGCTAAACATGATGAAAACTACATGCCAAAAGAAGTCGTGGACGCATTGAAAGAGCAGGGCGTCTACGTGGCCCCCGAGGGCTGA
- a CDS encoding holin-associated N-acetylmuramidase yields the protein MQTVEEIANSIVAREGGFVNDPDDPGGATKHGVTIHTMRRLGLDLNRDGTVNVADVQALSQAQATEIFITHYFHKPKIAQLPEPLQPSVFDMYVNAGGNAVKILQRLLRDMGFDVAIDGVLGPQTLGAAGHAYAQAPAQFVNAYAVARRNYYFGLADQRPASRKYARTRAGTKGGWIKRAEEFMSPQYHLSPRDFNERVAAWR from the coding sequence ATGCAAACTGTTGAAGAAATTGCCAATTCCATCGTTGCGCGCGAAGGGGGCTTTGTAAATGATCCAGATGATCCGGGTGGGGCGACCAAACATGGTGTCACTATCCATACAATGCGCCGTTTGGGGCTTGATTTAAATCGCGATGGCACGGTGAATGTTGCAGATGTTCAAGCGCTTAGCCAAGCTCAGGCGACCGAGATTTTCATCACACATTATTTCCACAAACCCAAAATCGCACAGTTGCCCGAACCGTTGCAGCCGTCTGTATTCGATATGTACGTGAACGCTGGCGGCAATGCAGTGAAAATTCTTCAGCGATTGTTAAGGGATATGGGGTTTGATGTGGCTATAGATGGTGTGCTTGGGCCGCAGACTTTGGGTGCGGCGGGACACGCTTATGCTCAAGCTCCGGCACAGTTTGTGAACGCCTATGCTGTGGCGCGCCGTAATTATTATTTTGGGCTGGCCGATCAGCGACCGGCAAGTCGCAAATACGCCCGCACGCGGGCTGGCACGAAAGGGGGATGGATCAAACGCGCAGAGGAATTTATGTCCCCGCAGTATCATTTGAGCCCGCGTGACTTTAACGAAAGGGTCGCAGCATGGCGGTGA
- a CDS encoding holin family protein gives MAVIDKALGLVFGDGRNVLRDTVEVFRQNAENTAARDAAALEQAMVQFAAEFSVAPVGRFDRVMNGVNRFPRPALALGTLGLFVAAMVDPVWFASRMQGVAMVPDPLWWLLGAVVSFYFGARHQVKTQEFQHSIARTIAQTPAVIRNIEHLNALQTGEGQMETEDVVPFASKVAPGESDNAALDDWRKAAA, from the coding sequence ATGGCGGTGATTGATAAGGCTTTGGGCCTCGTTTTTGGTGATGGTCGGAATGTTTTGCGGGATACGGTCGAAGTATTCCGCCAGAATGCCGAAAATACCGCTGCGCGTGATGCGGCCGCGCTAGAGCAGGCGATGGTGCAGTTTGCGGCTGAGTTCAGCGTAGCGCCGGTGGGGCGCTTCGATCGCGTTATGAATGGTGTGAATCGTTTTCCACGACCGGCCTTAGCGCTTGGAACGTTAGGATTGTTTGTCGCGGCAATGGTCGACCCGGTTTGGTTTGCCAGTCGTATGCAAGGGGTGGCGATGGTGCCCGATCCGTTGTGGTGGTTACTAGGCGCTGTGGTATCGTTCTACTTTGGCGCGCGGCATCAGGTGAAAACGCAAGAGTTCCAACACTCTATCGCGCGTACCATCGCGCAGACACCGGCGGTAATACGGAACATCGAACACCTGAACGCGCTGCAAACTGGTGAGGGACAAATGGAGACCGAAGACGTTGTCCCATTTGCGTCAAAGGTGGCTCCGGGTGAATCTGACAACGCTGCACTGGACGATTGGCGCAAGGCTGCGGCCTAA
- a CDS encoding heme lyase CcmF/NrfE family subunit: MITELGHFALILAFGVAIVQMVVPLIGAHKRWPGWMAVAEPAAGAQFALTLLAFGALMWAFVSSDFSLRLVVLNSHSMKPMLYKISGTWGNHEGSMLLWVLIVSLFGAMAAWFGGNLPPTLRARVLSVQAAIGVAFFAFILFTSNPFLRLATPPFDGQDLNPLLQDPGLAFHPPFLYLGYVGLSMTFSFAVAALIEGRIDAAWGRWVRPWTLAAWIFLTIGIALGSWWAYYELGWGGFWFWDPVENASFMPWLLAAALLHSAVVVEKRESLKSWTILLAILAFGFSLIGTFIVRSGLLTSVHAFANDPERGVFILMIMAFFMGGALVLFAARARALEAKGVFSMVSRESALLVNNVLLAVACFVVFIGTMWPLLAEMFFDRKLSVGPPFFNAAFTPFMVMLGLILPIGSAMPWKRAVITRALKPLRYVFVLAIAIGALAYAIQSGRSLLGPLGLFLGAWIVMGTIVDLWGRTGRGENRLRRLGRLPRADWGKMVAHAGLGVTMAGVAGLTAWSMDDIRAVPLGESYDVGRYTVQLDDVKRSQGPNYVSTTGSVTLFHDGAEIAQLRPEKRFYPVAQMPTTEAAIDYNLLRDVYVVIGDEQAGGGWVVRTYIKPLTNWIWIGCALMALGGLLSLSDRRYRVAAGAAKAKQVPAQ; encoded by the coding sequence ATGATTACAGAGCTCGGACATTTCGCCCTTATACTCGCCTTTGGTGTCGCCATTGTTCAAATGGTGGTACCCCTTATCGGTGCCCATAAACGCTGGCCGGGGTGGATGGCCGTAGCAGAGCCAGCCGCTGGCGCGCAGTTCGCGCTGACATTACTGGCATTCGGCGCACTGATGTGGGCCTTTGTAAGCTCCGATTTCTCGCTTCGGCTGGTGGTATTGAACAGCCATTCGATGAAGCCGATGTTGTATAAAATCAGCGGCACTTGGGGCAATCACGAAGGCTCAATGTTGCTTTGGGTGTTAATTGTCTCGCTCTTCGGGGCCATGGCCGCGTGGTTCGGAGGTAACTTACCTCCAACCTTGCGGGCGCGGGTGTTGTCGGTACAGGCTGCGATTGGCGTCGCGTTTTTTGCTTTTATCCTGTTTACCTCTAACCCGTTCCTGCGTCTCGCCACGCCGCCCTTTGACGGGCAGGATCTGAACCCCCTGCTGCAAGATCCCGGGCTCGCGTTCCACCCGCCGTTTTTGTATCTGGGGTATGTCGGGCTTTCGATGACGTTCAGCTTTGCCGTTGCCGCGCTGATCGAGGGGCGTATCGACGCCGCGTGGGGTCGATGGGTACGTCCTTGGACGCTTGCGGCGTGGATTTTCCTGACCATCGGTATCGCGCTTGGGTCCTGGTGGGCCTATTACGAACTTGGCTGGGGCGGGTTTTGGTTCTGGGATCCCGTTGAAAACGCGAGCTTTATGCCATGGCTACTGGCGGCAGCACTGCTGCATTCGGCAGTCGTGGTTGAAAAGCGCGAGAGTTTGAAAAGCTGGACAATCCTTTTGGCGATTCTTGCGTTCGGCTTCTCGTTGATCGGGACGTTTATCGTGCGATCTGGCCTGCTGACCTCGGTCCACGCGTTTGCGAATGACCCTGAACGCGGCGTCTTTATCTTGATGATCATGGCATTTTTCATGGGCGGCGCGCTTGTGCTCTTCGCCGCCCGCGCCCGCGCATTAGAGGCGAAAGGCGTATTCAGCATGGTGAGCCGCGAGTCGGCGCTGCTGGTAAATAACGTCCTGTTGGCCGTCGCTTGTTTTGTGGTTTTCATCGGCACCATGTGGCCGTTGCTGGCAGAAATGTTTTTCGACAGAAAATTAAGCGTTGGCCCCCCGTTCTTTAACGCGGCCTTCACACCTTTCATGGTTATGTTGGGTCTGATCCTACCGATTGGGTCAGCGATGCCGTGGAAACGTGCGGTAATTACGCGCGCACTGAAACCGCTGCGGTATGTGTTTGTCTTGGCAATTGCGATCGGGGCGCTTGCTTATGCGATTCAATCAGGGCGCAGCTTATTGGGGCCGCTGGGGTTGTTCTTAGGTGCCTGGATTGTGATGGGTACCATTGTCGACCTCTGGGGCCGCACCGGACGCGGTGAGAACCGTCTGCGCCGGCTTGGCCGATTGCCGCGGGCAGACTGGGGCAAGATGGTGGCCCATGCGGGGCTTGGCGTCACGATGGCAGGGGTCGCTGGCCTTACCGCGTGGTCGATGGACGATATCCGCGCGGTGCCGCTGGGTGAATCCTATGACGTGGGGCGTTATACGGTGCAGCTGGATGATGTTAAGCGCAGTCAGGGGCCGAACTATGTGTCGACCACTGGAAGCGTGACACTGTTTCATGACGGGGCAGAGATCGCGCAACTACGGCCTGAGAAACGGTTCTATCCCGTGGCGCAGATGCCGACAACCGAGGCTGCGATTGATTATAACCTGCTACGTGACGTCTATGTCGTGATCGGGGATGAACAGGCCGGCGGCGGTTGGGTGGTGCGTACCTATATCAAGCCGCTGACCAACTGGATTTGGATTGGCTGCGCTCTAATGGCACTTGGTGGGCTACTAAGCCTTTCGGACCGTCGCTACCGCGTCGCGGCGGGGGCGGCAAAAGCAAAGCAGGTACCAGCGCAATGA
- a CDS encoding cytochrome c-type biogenesis protein — protein sequence MRAMVLALMLLVTPAWAVQPDEVLSDPVLEQRARTLSKGLRCLVCRNESIDESNASLARDLRILLRERLVAGDTDAEAVAYIVDRYGEYVLLNPPARGSTWVLWAAGPLMLLLAGGVGLVYLRGRARTAGEEQAPLSASEQARLDDILKD from the coding sequence ATGAGGGCGATGGTCCTCGCGCTGATGTTATTGGTTACGCCCGCATGGGCGGTTCAACCAGACGAGGTGCTGTCTGATCCGGTGTTGGAACAACGCGCTCGGACCTTGTCCAAAGGGTTGCGCTGCCTTGTGTGCCGCAACGAAAGCATCGACGAAAGCAACGCCAGCCTCGCGCGTGATCTGCGTATCCTGCTGCGCGAGCGTTTGGTCGCAGGCGACACCGATGCAGAGGCGGTGGCCTATATCGTGGACAGATATGGGGAGTATGTGTTGCTCAACCCACCTGCGCGCGGGTCGACCTGGGTGCTTTGGGCGGCCGGGCCGCTGATGCTATTGCTTGCAGGCGGGGTCGGGCTTGTCTATCTGCGGGGCCGTGCTCGGACCGCGGGCGAAGAACAGGCCCCGCTGAGCGCGAGTGAACAGGCACGTCTGGACGATATTCTAAAAGATTAA
- a CDS encoding enoyl-CoA hydratase-related protein, producing MDYQTLTYDLNDGLAVVTMNRPDKMNALTTQMRAEIEHAFTQAGKEARCVVITGAGRAFCTGQDLSDSTSKGSLDLERTLREEYGPMLQAITNCPVPTIAAVNGPAAGAGANLALATDVVFATESSYFLQAFTRIGLMPDAGGTYTLPRQMGTAKAMGAALFADKISARQADDWGMIWEAVADGDFDAHWRAKAAHLAQGPTSAYAAAKNAIRASWDNTLEDQLSLEAQEQGKCGQSRDFKEGVTAFMQKRPAYFEGR from the coding sequence ATGGACTATCAAACCCTGACCTATGACCTGAACGACGGGCTAGCCGTGGTCACGATGAACCGCCCGGACAAAATGAATGCGCTCACCACGCAGATGCGGGCCGAGATCGAACACGCGTTTACCCAAGCTGGTAAAGAAGCGCGGTGCGTAGTTATCACTGGTGCCGGGCGCGCATTTTGCACCGGCCAGGATCTGAGTGATAGCACCAGCAAGGGATCGCTGGATCTGGAACGGACCTTGCGCGAAGAATATGGCCCGATGTTGCAGGCGATCACCAACTGCCCCGTGCCAACAATCGCGGCGGTTAATGGTCCGGCGGCAGGGGCAGGGGCGAACCTCGCGCTGGCGACGGACGTGGTCTTTGCGACGGAATCATCCTATTTTCTTCAAGCGTTTACGCGCATTGGATTGATGCCCGACGCTGGCGGAACGTACACGCTGCCCCGTCAAATGGGCACCGCCAAGGCTATGGGCGCAGCCCTGTTTGCGGACAAGATTTCGGCCCGTCAGGCCGATGATTGGGGCATGATCTGGGAAGCCGTTGCCGATGGGGATTTTGACGCGCATTGGCGTGCCAAAGCAGCGCATCTGGCGCAAGGTCCGACCAGCGCATATGCCGCTGCAAAAAATGCCATCCGTGCCAGCTGGGACAACACGCTTGAGGATCAGCTGTCGCTGGAGGCGCAGGAGCAGGGCAAATGCGGTCAGTCGCGTGATTTCAAAGAGGGCGTGACCGCCTTCATGCAGAAACGCCCTGCGTACTTTGAAGGCCGTTAA
- the gltA gene encoding citrate synthase — protein MAESTKSATLTIDGNSFELPIYSPSAGPDVLDIRKLFSQANVFTYDPGFTSTAACDSTITFIDGDEGVLLHRGYPIDQLASESHYLEVCYLLLYGELPSATQLEEFEALVTNHTMIHEQMINFFRGFRRDAHPMAIMVGVVGAMSAFYHDSTDINDAHQREVATIRLIAKMPTIAAMAYKYTIGQPFIYPRNDVDYAGNFLRMCFAVPAEDYVVDPILSRAMDRIFTLHADHEQNASTSTVRLASSSGANPFACIAAGIACLWGPAHGGANQACLEMLKEIGTPDRIPEFIARAKDKNDPFRLMGFGHRVYKNHDPRATVMKESADEVLELLGVENNPILQVAKELEKQALEDPYFADKKLFPNVDFYSGIILEAMGFPTSMFTPIFALARTVGWISQWKEQISDPQLKIGRPRQLYLGETPRDYVDIEKR, from the coding sequence ATGGCCGAAAGTACAAAATCCGCAACGTTGACCATCGACGGGAACAGCTTTGAACTGCCGATCTATTCCCCATCGGCGGGACCGGATGTTTTGGATATCCGCAAGCTGTTCTCCCAGGCGAATGTCTTTACATATGACCCTGGTTTCACCTCGACGGCGGCCTGCGACAGCACGATCACCTTCATTGACGGAGACGAAGGTGTGTTGCTGCATCGTGGGTATCCGATCGACCAGCTTGCCAGCGAATCCCACTACCTCGAGGTGTGCTATCTGCTGCTGTACGGCGAGCTTCCGTCGGCGACGCAGCTTGAAGAGTTCGAGGCTCTGGTCACCAACCATACCATGATCCACGAGCAAATGATCAACTTCTTCCGCGGCTTCCGCCGTGATGCGCACCCAATGGCGATCATGGTCGGCGTTGTCGGCGCGATGTCTGCCTTCTATCATGACAGCACCGACATCAACGACGCGCACCAGCGTGAAGTGGCGACGATCCGTTTGATTGCAAAAATGCCGACGATTGCCGCGATGGCCTATAAGTACACTATCGGCCAGCCGTTCATCTATCCGCGCAATGATGTGGATTACGCCGGTAACTTCCTGCGCATGTGTTTCGCCGTCCCTGCCGAAGACTATGTGGTTGATCCGATCCTGTCGCGCGCGATGGACCGTATCTTTACCCTGCACGCGGACCACGAACAGAACGCATCGACATCGACCGTGCGTCTGGCATCGTCCTCGGGCGCGAACCCCTTTGCGTGTATCGCAGCGGGTATCGCCTGCCTTTGGGGTCCGGCGCATGGCGGCGCAAACCAGGCCTGTCTGGAAATGCTGAAAGAGATCGGCACGCCGGACCGCATCCCTGAATTCATCGCCCGCGCCAAGGACAAGAACGACCCGTTCCGCCTGATGGGCTTTGGTCACCGCGTCTACAAAAATCACGACCCACGTGCGACCGTGATGAAAGAAAGCGCTGACGAGGTTCTGGAACTGCTGGGCGTGGAAAACAACCCGATCCTGCAGGTTGCCAAAGAACTGGAAAAACAGGCGCTGGAAGATCCGTACTTCGCAGATAAAAAGCTGTTCCCGAACGTCGATTTCTATTCGGGCATCATCCTCGAAGCGATGGGTTTCCCCACGTCCATGTTCACGCCGATCTTTGCACTGGCACGGACCGTTGGCTGGATTTCCCAGTGGAAAGAACAGATCAGCGACCCCCAGTTGAAAATCGGTCGCCCCCGTCAGCTGTATCTTGGCGAGACACCCCGCGACTACGTCGATATCGAAAAGCGCTGA
- the gltX gene encoding glutamate--tRNA ligase → MTTPVVTRFAPSPTGYLHIGGARTALFSWLYARGRGGKFLLRIEDTDRQRHTPEATAAILQGMAWLGLDHDGDVVSQFENAPRHAEVALQLLAEGKAYKCFASQEEIAAFRDQAKAEGRSTLYQSPWRDAAPETHPDAPYVVRIKAPQTGQTIIRDAVQGDVVIGNDQLDDMVLLRSDGSPVYMLAVVVDDHDMGVTHVIRGDDHLNNAARQMMIYNAMGWDVPVWAHIPLIHGADGKKLSKRHGALGAQEYQAMGFPAAGMRNYLARLGWSHGDDEFFTDAQAQDWFDLDGIRKSPAQFDLKKLENICGQHIAAADDAALRHEIEAYLTAAGLPALTSSQADGLERSMYCLKERAKKFPDLLEKAEFILAERPIQPDEKAQKHLDNVSRGMLTELTPQLQNVTWDREMLEEALNGFAAAHDTKFGKLAGPLRAALAGRAATPSVFDMMLVLGRDESLARLNDAAI, encoded by the coding sequence ATGACAACGCCCGTCGTTACCCGTTTCGCCCCGTCTCCTACCGGCTATCTACACATTGGCGGCGCACGGACGGCGCTGTTCAGCTGGCTTTATGCGCGCGGACGTGGCGGAAAGTTCCTGCTGCGCATCGAAGACACCGACCGCCAGCGCCACACCCCCGAGGCGACCGCAGCGATTCTGCAGGGCATGGCGTGGCTGGGTCTGGACCATGACGGAGATGTGGTCAGCCAGTTCGAAAACGCGCCCCGCCATGCCGAGGTTGCTTTGCAGCTTCTCGCCGAAGGAAAGGCCTATAAGTGCTTTGCATCGCAGGAAGAAATCGCAGCCTTCCGCGATCAAGCCAAGGCCGAAGGCCGCAGCACATTGTATCAGTCCCCGTGGCGTGATGCCGCGCCCGAGACGCATCCCGACGCCCCTTATGTCGTGCGTATCAAAGCCCCACAAACCGGCCAGACCATTATCCGCGACGCGGTGCAGGGCGATGTGGTAATCGGCAATGATCAGCTTGATGACATGGTTCTGTTACGTTCGGACGGTAGCCCCGTATACATGTTGGCCGTTGTTGTTGATGACCACGACATGGGCGTGACCCATGTTATTCGCGGGGATGATCACCTGAACAATGCCGCGCGTCAGATGATGATTTATAACGCCATGGGTTGGGACGTACCGGTCTGGGCCCACATCCCGCTGATTCACGGCGCAGATGGGAAAAAACTGTCGAAACGTCACGGTGCTTTGGGTGCGCAGGAATATCAGGCCATGGGCTTCCCTGCCGCCGGTATGCGCAATTACCTCGCCCGTCTGGGGTGGAGTCATGGCGACGACGAATTCTTTACCGACGCACAGGCGCAGGACTGGTTCGATCTGGACGGTATCCGCAAAAGCCCCGCGCAGTTCGATCTGAAAAAGCTGGAAAACATCTGTGGTCAGCATATTGCCGCGGCGGATGATGCTGCATTGCGGCACGAGATCGAGGCTTATTTGACCGCCGCCGGGTTGCCCGCGCTCACATCTTCGCAAGCGGACGGGTTGGAGCGGTCCATGTATTGCTTAAAGGAACGCGCGAAGAAATTCCCAGATCTTCTTGAAAAGGCTGAATTTATCCTCGCTGAACGCCCCATTCAACCGGACGAGAAGGCGCAAAAGCATTTGGACAATGTATCCCGTGGTATGCTGACTGAATTGACGCCGCAGTTGCAGAATGTTACTTGGGATAGAGAAATGCTGGAGGAGGCGCTGAACGGCTTTGCTGCCGCTCACGATACCAAATTTGGCAAACTGGCGGGGCCGCTGCGCGCAGCACTCGCCGGGCGGGCGGCAACCCCATCAGTTTTCGATATGATGCTGGTACTTGGGCGCGACGAAAGCCTTGCCCGCTTAAACGATGCAGCTATCTAA